TTCCAAAAATCGTCACCGACAGCAAAAGGTATAAAAATGAATACCTAAGATCAAAAGATATCAAGATTAAAACCGGTATGACAGTAGTTGCAAGTGCAAAGACTGAAAGGAACGCGGAAAACGTAGTTCTGTAGCTAACGAGGAGTTTGGTTTCTTTCTCAAGGTTTAAGTTGAAAACCCTCGAACTGTCCAGCTCATTCAGCTCTTTTCTAAGCTCTTCTTCATAACCCTGGAGATTATCTGCAAAGAAGATAATAAACGATTGTTTTATCAGGTTCCAAAATCCGATAACCGCAATAACGAGCAAAAGACTCAGAAAACCTAAAAACAAGAGTCCACTATAATCAATTTCGGGGTTGGCAAGTACGATAACATCTACAATCGGCTTCCAAAGAGCTATTGTTGCGCCAATAACCCCCATCAACTTAAAGTCATCAAAAGCACTTCTGATGTATTCTTCTGCCTGCTGGCTCAATCGAATATACTCTTTGTAAAGATAGTCCAGTCTTGGCTCAGACGTCATAGTTGTTCTTGCAATAGATTGCCACTGCTCATACAAGCCTTGGACTGTTGGTATACAAAATATACCAAAACCTGACTCAATAAACCTTAAGTGCGATCGCAAAGTAGGATTCGTTGTGGTCAGCAAATGCCCCACCTTTGCTGACGTTTAGTCCACTTCTGGTGTTGTACTAAGGGCAGAGCTGGTTCGTCCAAGCTGGGGGCGCACTGCGGCGGCAGTAGCGTTGCTCTCCCACCCAAATGAGGTTCGTTTGGTCGTTATCAAAAAACTCAAATTCTAGGCGATAGCGCAGACCGCCAATGGAGTCATCCGCTGCGCCAAAGTTGGTGAGTAGCAGCACCTGGTAGGTGTCATAGGTAGCAATTAATTCGATTTCTGTGGGCTGTTCCCCTTCTTCAAGCTGGGTACGGCCAAAGGTTTCAAAGGCAAGGACTTCAGCGTTGGGGTGAATCACAGGCAGTTCAGGAAACAGGGTCGCCAAGGGAATTTCGTCATACTGACGGCGGGCGGCTTCCTGCTCTGCGGTCAGACCCATGGAAACCTCAGCCCCAGGATACCCCGACCATAGGGCTAGGCGTTGGTCAATGGAGATCGCGCCGCCTTCTAGGCAGTGTCCTTGAAAGCAGGCTTCTCCTGTCGGCAAGCCGTAGGGACGGTTCTCGGCGTAGCCTTCACAGTTTGCAGCCTGCATGGCGTTTGTGGTGCAGGCATAGTAGTAGACCAGCAGATCACCTTGGGCAACCAGGCTATCGAGGGTCGCGTAGTCAACCTCGGCGCTATCTAACCAGGGCAGCACATCTCCAGGCAGGGGTGTCAGCGGCTGCCCAGTGGCGGAGACGGCCTCATAGGCTAGGTCATTGCGCAGAATGTAAAGCGGATTGCTCAGCGCCATGCCGGTTTTAAAGATGCAGCCTTGCTCAAACCCAGGAGGCATCTGCAAATAGGTAACGACTGGATCGCCTGATACCTCAGCTTCGTAGCCCTGAAAGTCTGACCAAGTGAGGCAGGTGGCTGGGTTGGCAGCTACGAGCATGGACTCGTCGTCGGCTGTTGTGACGGTGTCGTTGGGGATGGTGTCGCTGGGGTTAGACCCGAGGTCAGACTCTGAATTTGGGGCGCTGACAGCTACGTCTGGGGAACTGCTACAGGCTGCGATCACTCCGGTAAGAGCTGCGATCGCAATGCTCCGGTAGAACTGAACTGTCATGGCATTCCTCTTCTTCGTCTGGGACAATTGGGTGAATGGCGCTGATTTAGGCCTTTTAGCTAACTACATGAGTTCATCGAGAAATTCCGTAAAGAGATCGGGATGTATGCAAATTTAAGGTTCAGTTTTGGTGAGACTGGAAGAGCGATCGCCTCCTATGTAACGAAGGGAGCGATCGCTTCTGATTAGGCAGCTATATAGCTATCCCGAAAGACGAAGTGCTTTTTCACAAAAGGAGACGTCATTGCAGAAAGTAGTCCACCATAATCTAGATTAAAAGTTACCTCATCTCCATTCTGGAGTCCTTGGTTTTCACCATTTAGAATAATATGATCGCTACTTGCTCCAAGTATTTCTAGATTCGTAACAGACGTTAAACCAGAAACCAAAACATCTTGTCGTCCTAGAGCAATAATGACTCGCTGAAGAATTCCCTGATCCTGAAAAATCGGAACATTGCCGAACGCATCCTGACAAATCTGCCCAGTAGGAAACGATGGCTTTTTCTTGGATTCAATGACTTCAGCCACAATCTGGAATGCTTTTGTATGCAACCCTGGAATAGCTGTTCTTCCAACACTTTCACGCCCCAGAAGAATCGACTCTCCTAAACGTAGATTGTTAACTCTTCCCTTGTCTTGGGTTGATTGACACCATTCATAATTGGCTGAGTTACCACCAGAAATGATAGCTAGACTAATATGAAACTCTTGTTCAATCGTATTAGCCAACTTAGATAGCTGACCCATATTGTTAGCATCTGGCTTGATTCCACCGTAGCAAGCCAAATTACAGCCAATGCCAACCAAAAGTATATTAGACAACCCTAGGATGCTTCGGATAAATTGGGATAGATCACTCGGAAGAATGCCTTCCCGCAAATCTCCCAGCTCTACCATCAAAATAATTCGATGATATTTGTGATGGGCCTTAGCATAGTAAGACAACTGTTTGATGGTCTCAATCTCAGTATTTAGACTAATATCGACATGTTCAACAATCAATTCAGCCTGACTCAAAGGAGTCCGTAGCAGTACAAACTGAGCTAATATGCCAGCAGCTTTCATCGTCTGGATATTTTCAAGGCGAGAGTCAGCAATAAATTTAACCCCGCCTTGAATCATCGCCTCAGCAACTAGGGGTGATCCCAAAACTGCCTTAGAAACTCCCATCAAAGAAATCCCTTGTTTCCCATAGATATCAGTTAAGATACGAGCATTATCTTGTATCTGGGAAAGAGAGATTTCTAACCTCGGCATCAATAATTTCATGGATTATGTTGAGCGAGTGACGCTAGATCATCTCCAGGGCAGGTATTTTTCCTACCCGAGCTGGCTGGGTTGTTAGATTGAGCTTTTGATTGAGTTTCTGGTTTAGTGTTGGAAAATGCTGAATTAAGGTTTGAACCAGTTTTTGGCAGCCATAGGTCAACACATCTGTCGTTGGTAGCTGAAATTGCTTTTCGTAATCTTCCATCACCCTAAAAACCTCTGCCTCTAGCATATCTTCGTGGCTTAAGGCGATCGCCATCACCCTGGCTGTAGACATAGACTCAATCAGCTTAATTTCACTTGCAAGCGTCGGCATCCTTAAGTTAGGAAAATCACAACGAACCTTACGCGCCGGAGGATGCTGAAGAATAATGCCGTCTGGCATACTTCCTTTGAGGATCCCAAGAGAGCCCATAAATGCTGGATGGCTTACAGCACTTTGTCCTTCAACCAAAATAATGTCAGGACTTTCGTGGTCAAACGCTTGAAGGACAGAGTTTTCGATTTCACCAATCACAAATTGAGATGTTAATGCATCAATAGAGACACCATACCTGGCTCCCTGAATTAAACTTGTTTGCCCTGTTGCCACCAAGATAGACTTAAGACCAAGCCCATTGAGAACCTTATTAAGCTCTATGGCGGTGGTCATTTTTCCGCAAGCGCAATCAGTTCCCAAAACGGCAATCACCGGTACCGTTACCCTAGAAATTTGCCCTGTAAAAACGTGCAGATCCTTAAGCTGGGGAGGCTTTCGGATGTCTTTAATCTCAACATGATACTGGGCAGCCGCATGGACAAACTCGGCATCTTCCGAAAAGAATTGATGGAGACCATTAATGATCGTCATACCCTTTTCCATGGCATCTAAGATACTTTTCCGCTCATGAGGTGGTATGTGAGCTTCCAGAGGGGCTTTTCCATAGATGTAGCAATCCGGCACGGAGGGAAATTGACTCAATGCTTCATCTAGGCTGGCAAAAATAGGAATGCCATTGCAGACTCCTCCCAAAACTTCTCCTGCATCACCGCCAGCTCGCAAGCTATCAATAACGCCAAGGATGGTATATAGCTCCGAGTGACGAACAAGTCCGGCAGCAGTTTTTCCATCTAACAAGCCAAATTGGCCTTCACAGTAGACTAAAGCCGTTTCTTTAATGATTGCCATACAAATGCTTTCCTTCAATTTATTCTTAACTATTTAGAAGGCTTCTATCAACAAGCCCTCCCAATATCTAAGGTTGTATTTCCATGCGAAAACTGACACAGCATTTTTCCATATCAAAACCTGTTATGTTTTGATAATGTGCTAGAAAACTGTGCCGCAAATCTATACAGTTAGGTAAATTCTATGAGAGACCTAAAACTATTCACTGACAGCAAAGATCTCACGTCTTAGATCCTACGTCTTAATTGAGTCTTAGCTTAAATCTAGGTCATGTCAATGGTAGCATGTATTACATTTTTGTGTTGGATGGTACAGGCTAACACAGCACTATCATCTTGCCTTGCTTGTAAAATAAATTCTCAGAACCAACTCGATATCCTTCTAGAATTTCCAGACATCTAAGGCGATTGCCTCTCCCATAGCAAAAAGCGATCGCCTTCTTGCAAGTAAATCAAGAACAGCGATCGCCCTCATTTTAATGAGTCTTTAGGGTATTGACAAATGGTTTTTACGGCACACAACTCTATCTAACAGCCAGGTTGACCCATGAGTTATCAACGAAGCTGTACTCCACTAAGACTTAACTTAACTTGTTTCCCCTAAGCAGAAACCGCAGTGTAAGATCATGGTGGGTAAACGTTGTTTACGAATAGCGGCGGATATCTGAACCGTCGTGATTCGTGTGATAGACCTGAACTGTACCATCAACATCGACCTCCACCCGCCAGCCAAAGATAGCAATCTCGGTGCAGACCCCATTGTCTGGCTCAATGCCCAGACAGCCATTCCAGACGGCGCTGGTGGCATCGGTCACCTGCAGGCGATCGCGTTCTAGCCCTGTCTCGTCTGCCACCTGTTGCAATAGGCGATCGCTCAACGAGGGAGGCAGCGGCGAATGTAGATCCGTATCAATCCACCGTACCGCCTGCCCAGTAGCATCGGTGCGATAGAACCATTCTTCTTGCTCGTAGGATACATGCACCTGCCAGCCTTCGACTAGGGCCATCAGGCAGCTCTCTGCTGGGCCGCCCAACCCTAGGCAGCCGTCCGACCAGGTTTCGGCCGTTGCGCCCACCCAGGTCAGTTGATTGGCGTCGATGCCGGTGCGCTTCTCAATGTCTTGGAGAACACTATTGAGCACCGACGGCGGCATAGCGCTATCGTCGGGCAGCGTCAGATCGGCACTGGGTGATGAAACGGTAGAGTCTGGACTGTCGTTGGATTCGGCGATCGCTGATGGACTGGTTTGGCAGCCCATGATCAACAGAGTCAAAACCATCACGGCAACGAGGCGGGGGGATTGCCAGCGATATGAAAGAAAACGAGTCATAAGTGTTGAAGGGGGTGATGTACAAACGGAAGGTTCAGCATTGGCTTACGCCACACATCGATGCAGGGGGACAGATCCCAAGATCCCAAGAGCCGTCCATAGGCAATAGACCAGGCAATAAACCCTAGCGGCGTCGATCTACGACTTGGGATGGTGCTCTCACCTATGTCTACCCTAACGGGTGCGATCGCTCCCATGGGTCTGGTTACCAAAATGGATACAGCGATCGCGAGATTCATCCCAGACAGATGGGAATCGACAACGAGTTTTGGGCATCCTGCGTAATAGGACACCTATTCATTTTCATTCCGTCATCACGCTTTGCACAACCTTACGCTTTGCACAACCTTGAGAACTTGTGTTCTTGGGTGATTCCCATTTTTTGCACCCTATGGTCGATTCCCTATTGCATACTGTCGTCACCGTGGCCCCAGACACCCCGCTCCTTGAGGTGCTGCGGTTAATGAGTTGCGTGCAGTCCGCACCGCAGTTTCTACCCGACTCCACTCCTCACTCTGATCTACCTTGGCGATCGCCCGACCCACGTCCCAACTGCGCCTTAGTCACCGATGCAGAGCGCCTGGTCGGCATCATTACCAGTAAAAATATCATTCAAGCCCTTGCGCCTGACCCAGCCTTTGCCGTGGTCTGTGCCCAGGATGTGATGACCACGCCGGTGATTAGCTTGTCAGAACTAGATCTGCGAAATCCAGAGGCGATCGCCCGCTATTTCCAACGCTACGCCATCCATCACCTGCCGGTCGTCAATGCGCAAGGACATCCCTTAGGACTGCTGACCTCCGAGCAGTTCTTGCAGTATCAACTCAACACCCAACTGCAAGATGAAATTACTCGGCACCACCAAACCGAAGAAGCGCTGCAGCAACGCATTCGCCTAGAAGAACTGGTGACAACGATTTCTGCCCAGTTTATTCCCCTCGAAGCCGCCCAAATTGATGATGGCATCCGCCGGGCTCTGCAGGCGATCGCTGAATTTACCGGAGCCGATCGCGGCTATCTCTTTCGCGTCTCTGAAAACCAAAGCCAGATCTCGAATACCCATGAATGGTGTGCCCCTACGAGTCTCTCTTTGCAGGCGAATTACCAACATCTACAGATTCAGGAC
The nucleotide sequence above comes from Leptolyngbya sp. CCY15150. Encoded proteins:
- a CDS encoding alanine/ornithine racemase family PLP-dependent enzyme, coding for MKLLMPRLEISLSQIQDNARILTDIYGKQGISLMGVSKAVLGSPLVAEAMIQGGVKFIADSRLENIQTMKAAGILAQFVLLRTPLSQAELIVEHVDISLNTEIETIKQLSYYAKAHHKYHRIILMVELGDLREGILPSDLSQFIRSILGLSNILLVGIGCNLACYGGIKPDANNMGQLSKLANTIEQEFHISLAIISGGNSANYEWCQSTQDKGRVNNLRLGESILLGRESVGRTAIPGLHTKAFQIVAEVIESKKKPSFPTGQICQDAFGNVPIFQDQGILQRVIIALGRQDVLVSGLTSVTNLEILGASSDHIILNGENQGLQNGDEVTFNLDYGGLLSAMTSPFVKKHFVFRDSYIAA
- a CDS encoding DUF1611 domain-containing protein; the encoded protein is MAIIKETALVYCEGQFGLLDGKTAAGLVRHSELYTILGVIDSLRAGGDAGEVLGGVCNGIPIFASLDEALSQFPSVPDCYIYGKAPLEAHIPPHERKSILDAMEKGMTIINGLHQFFSEDAEFVHAAAQYHVEIKDIRKPPQLKDLHVFTGQISRVTVPVIAVLGTDCACGKMTTAIELNKVLNGLGLKSILVATGQTSLIQGARYGVSIDALTSQFVIGEIENSVLQAFDHESPDIILVEGQSAVSHPAFMGSLGILKGSMPDGIILQHPPARKVRCDFPNLRMPTLASEIKLIESMSTARVMAIALSHEDMLEAEVFRVMEDYEKQFQLPTTDVLTYGCQKLVQTLIQHFPTLNQKLNQKLNLTTQPARVGKIPALEMI